The Staphylococcus saprophyticus subsp. saprophyticus ATCC 15305 = NCTC 7292 genome contains the following window.
CTAAGAAAATAATATCTGTACGTTGAGCTAAAGCCATAGCTATCCATACACGCTGACGTTGTCCACCACTCAAGTCATTGATAGAACGCAATTTAAAATCATACGTACCAGTTACGCGCATTGCCCAATCAATTTCCTTTTTGTCTTCTGCAGACAGACGACCAAAGCCTTTTTGATGCGGAAAGCGACCATATGATACAAGCTCACCGACTGTCAATCCATCAGCAACTTCTGGTGATTGAGGTAAAATCGCTATTTTCTTTGCAATTTCTTTCGTAGAATGTGAATGTATGTTTTCACCATCTAACTTAATTTCTCCATTTTTAACCGGTAATAACCGTGATAACGCTTTAAGTAATGTTGATTTCCCACAACCGTTTGGTCCTATAATAGAAGTAATTTTTCCATCTGGTATGTGTACATCTAAATTATTGACGATGACATTATCTCCATAACCTATAGTGACCTGTTCTCCTTTTAAGCGATTCATAATTTCCCTTCTTCCTATAGCAGTAGGCATCATAGCCTGTTTATTCCCTTATAAATTTTATCTATTGA
Protein-coding sequences here:
- a CDS encoding ABC transporter ATP-binding protein; its protein translation is MNRLKGEQVTIGYGDNVIVNNLDVHIPDGKITSIIGPNGCGKSTLLKALSRLLPVKNGEIKLDGENIHSHSTKEIAKKIAILPQSPEVADGLTVGELVSYGRFPHQKGFGRLSAEDKKEIDWAMRVTGTYDFKLRSINDLSGGQRQRVWIAMALAQRTDIIFLDEPTTYLDISHQLEILELITQLNKEQGCTIIMVLHDINQAVRFSDHLITMKNGDIIATGETEEVLTKDILEKVFNIDVEISTDPRTGKPMLVTYDLCRKSYSEV